DNA from bacterium:
CAGGCTCTCCGGCAGGGTCTCGACCCAGGCCCGGAGCTCGTCCCGCACCCGGCGGTAGGGCGCGAGCGCGCGCTCGGGGTCGGTCTCGCCTGCGGCCAGGCGCGGCGGATCGTCGAAGGGCACGTGCCGGCGCGCGACCCCGGGCGGAAAGACCGGGCACGTCTCGTCCGCGTGCCCGCACACGGTGACGACCCAGTCGAGCGCGACGTCGCCGAGGTCCGCCAGCGTCTTGCTCACGTGCTCGCTGATGTCGACGCCCGCCTCGGCCATGACCTGAACGGCCCGCGGGT
Protein-coding regions in this window:
- a CDS encoding arsenate reductase ArsC; translation: MRKLRILFLCTGNSCRSQMAEGWARALRGDVLEPVSAGIERHGLNPRAVQVMAEAGVDISEHVSKTLADLGDVALDWVVTVCGHADETCPVFPPGVARRHVPFDDPPRLAAGETDPERALAPYRRVRDELRAWVETLPESL